One Mixta gaviniae genomic window carries:
- the lolC gene encoding lipoprotein-releasing ABC transporter permease subunit LolC: MYQPVALFIGLRYMRGRAADRFGRFVSWLSTIGITLGVLALVTVLSVMNGFERELEGNILGLMPQALIAGEKGSLNPQQHPASELKLQGVQRIAPLTTGDVVLQSARSVAVGVMLGVQPDEADPLTPYLVNVQQQALQPNQYNIILGEQLAAQLGVKRGDQLRLMVPSASQFTPMGRLPSQRLFNVIGTFAANSEVDGYQMLVNQQDASRLMRYPAGNITGWRLWLDKPLAVDSTSQQALPQGLVWKDWRDRKGDLFQAVRMEKNMMGLLLSLIIAVAAFNIITSLGLLIMEKQGEVAILQTQGLTRRQIMLVFMVQGASAGIIGALLGALLGVLLASQLNNLMPVIGIFLDGAALPVDISFWQVIAIALTAMALALLSTLYPSWRAAAVQPAEALRYE; this comes from the coding sequence ATGTATCAACCTGTCGCGTTATTTATCGGTCTGCGTTATATGCGCGGACGTGCCGCAGACCGCTTCGGCCGGTTTGTTTCCTGGCTTTCCACCATTGGCATTACCCTTGGCGTGCTGGCGTTGGTCACCGTGCTGTCAGTGATGAACGGCTTCGAGCGCGAGCTGGAAGGCAACATCCTTGGGCTGATGCCGCAGGCGCTGATCGCCGGCGAAAAGGGCTCGCTCAATCCGCAGCAGCATCCCGCCAGCGAACTTAAGCTGCAGGGCGTGCAGCGCATTGCGCCGCTCACCACCGGCGATGTCGTGCTGCAAAGCGCGCGCAGCGTGGCGGTGGGCGTCATGCTCGGCGTCCAGCCGGACGAGGCGGACCCGCTGACCCCTTATCTGGTGAATGTGCAGCAGCAGGCGCTGCAGCCTAATCAGTACAACATTATTCTCGGCGAGCAGCTGGCCGCCCAGCTGGGCGTCAAGCGCGGCGATCAGCTGCGCCTGATGGTGCCTTCCGCCAGCCAGTTTACCCCGATGGGCCGCCTGCCCAGCCAGCGTCTGTTCAACGTGATCGGCACCTTCGCCGCCAACAGCGAGGTGGACGGCTATCAAATGCTGGTGAACCAGCAGGATGCCTCGCGCCTGATGCGCTATCCGGCGGGCAATATCACCGGCTGGCGCCTGTGGCTTGATAAGCCGCTGGCGGTGGACAGCACCAGCCAGCAGGCGCTGCCGCAGGGGCTGGTGTGGAAAGACTGGCGCGACCGCAAGGGCGATCTGTTCCAGGCGGTGCGCATGGAAAAGAACATGATGGGGCTGCTGCTGAGCCTGATCATCGCCGTGGCGGCGTTTAACATCATCACCTCGCTGGGCCTGCTGATCATGGAGAAGCAGGGCGAAGTGGCGATCCTGCAAACCCAGGGGCTGACGCGCCGCCAGATTATGCTGGTGTTTATGGTGCAGGGCGCCAGCGCCGGCATTATCGGCGCGCTGCTTGGCGCGCTGCTCGGCGTGCTGCTGGCCAGCCAGCTTAATAACCTGATGCCTGTGATCGGCATCTTCCTCGACGGCGCCGCGCTGCCGGTCGATATCTCTTTCTGGCAGGTGATCGCCATTGCGCTGACCGCGATGGCGCTGGCGCTGCTCTCGACGCTTTATCCATCCTGGCGCGCCGCCGCCGTACAACCCGCTGAGGCTTTACGCTATGAGTGA
- the lolD gene encoding lipoprotein-releasing ABC transporter ATP-binding protein LolD: MSDSILLQCDQLCKRYQEGSVQTDVLRDVSFTMRPGEMMAIVGSSGSGKSTLLHLLGGLDAPTSGDVLFNGRALSSMSSAQKAELRNRELGFIYQFHHLLPDFTALENVAMPLLIGKKGKQEAQDRAMAMLSAVGLAKRAAHRPSELSGGERQRVAIARALVNNPRLVMADEPTGNLDARNADAIFDLLGELNVRQGTAFLVVTHDLHLAKRLPAQREMRDGQLSDHVTLAGAL, translated from the coding sequence ATGAGTGATTCAATTCTGTTGCAGTGTGACCAGCTGTGCAAACGCTATCAGGAAGGGAGCGTGCAGACAGACGTGTTACGCGACGTCAGTTTCACCATGCGGCCCGGCGAAATGATGGCGATTGTCGGCAGCTCCGGCTCCGGCAAAAGCACCCTGTTGCACCTGCTGGGCGGGCTGGATGCGCCCACCTCCGGCGACGTGTTGTTTAACGGCCGCGCCCTGAGCAGCATGAGTTCCGCGCAGAAAGCGGAGCTGCGCAACCGCGAGCTGGGCTTTATCTATCAGTTTCACCACCTGCTGCCCGACTTTACCGCGCTGGAAAACGTGGCGATGCCGCTGCTGATCGGCAAAAAAGGCAAGCAGGAGGCGCAGGATCGCGCGATGGCGATGCTGAGCGCCGTCGGCCTGGCGAAACGCGCCGCGCACCGTCCCTCTGAGCTTTCCGGCGGCGAACGCCAGCGCGTAGCGATTGCGCGCGCGCTGGTCAACAATCCCCGCCTGGTAATGGCCGACGAGCCGACCGGTAACCTTGACGCGCGTAACGCCGACGCCATTTTCGATCTGCTGGGCGAACTGAACGTGCGTCAGGGCACCGCGTTTCTGGTGGTGACGCACGACCTGCATCTGGCGAAGCGTCTTCCCGCGCAGCGTGAAATGCGCGACGGCCAGCTGAGTGACCACGTCACGCTGGCGGGAGCGTTGTAA
- the lolE gene encoding lipoprotein-releasing ABC transporter permease subunit LolE: protein MASLSLLLATRFSGGRRRGGMVSLISVISTLGIALGVAVLIIGLSAMNGFERELNNRILAVVPHGEIEPVDGQLAEWRTLLPRMTQVPGIAAAAPYINFTGLVESGAKLQAIQVKGVDPALETQLSALPQFVQNNAWSRFSAGKQQIIIGSGVAKSLGIRQGDWLTIMIPNSDGQNKLLQPKRIRLQVSGILQLSGMLDHSLALVPLADAQQYLEMADKVTGIALKMNDPFNAVKLVRDAGEVTRAYVYIRSWIGTYGYMYRDIQMIRAIMYLAMVLVIGVACFNIVSTLVMAVKDKSSDIAVLRTLGAKDGLIRAIFVWYGLRAGLLGSLSGVVVGVLAALNLTRLIRGLEQLTGHHFLSGDIYFIDFLPSELHWLDVASVLATAIVLSLVASWYPARRASRIDPARVLSGQ from the coding sequence ATGGCCTCTCTCTCCTTACTGTTGGCGACGCGCTTTAGCGGCGGACGGCGGCGCGGCGGCATGGTGTCGCTGATCTCGGTTATCTCTACGCTGGGCATTGCGCTTGGCGTGGCGGTGCTGATTATCGGCCTCAGCGCGATGAACGGCTTCGAGCGCGAGCTGAACAACCGCATTCTGGCGGTCGTGCCGCACGGCGAAATCGAGCCGGTCGACGGCCAGCTGGCGGAGTGGCGCACACTGCTGCCGCGCATGACCCAGGTACCGGGCATCGCCGCCGCCGCGCCCTATATCAACTTTACCGGGCTGGTGGAGAGCGGGGCGAAGCTGCAGGCGATCCAGGTTAAAGGGGTCGACCCGGCGCTGGAAACACAGCTCAGCGCGCTGCCGCAGTTTGTGCAAAATAATGCCTGGTCCCGTTTTAGCGCCGGCAAGCAGCAGATTATTATCGGCAGCGGCGTGGCGAAATCATTAGGCATTCGCCAGGGCGACTGGCTGACGATCATGATCCCTAACAGCGATGGTCAGAACAAGCTGCTGCAGCCGAAGCGTATTCGCCTGCAGGTCAGCGGCATTCTGCAGCTGAGCGGCATGCTCGATCACAGCCTGGCGCTGGTGCCGCTGGCCGACGCGCAGCAGTATCTTGAGATGGCCGACAAGGTCACCGGCATCGCGCTGAAGATGAACGATCCCTTTAACGCGGTGAAACTGGTGCGCGACGCCGGCGAGGTGACACGCGCCTACGTCTATATCCGCAGCTGGATCGGCACCTACGGCTATATGTACCGCGATATTCAGATGATCCGCGCCATTATGTATCTGGCAATGGTGCTGGTGATCGGCGTCGCCTGTTTTAATATCGTCTCCACGTTAGTGATGGCGGTGAAGGATAAAAGCAGCGATATCGCCGTGCTGCGTACGCTGGGGGCGAAAGATGGCCTGATCCGCGCCATCTTCGTCTGGTACGGGCTGCGCGCCGGGCTGCTGGGCAGCCTGAGCGGCGTGGTGGTAGGGGTGCTGGCGGCGCTGAACCTGACGCGGCTGATCCGCGGGCTGGAACAGCTGACCGGACATCATTTTCTGTCCGGCGACATCTACTTTATCGATTTCCTGCCGTCGGAGCTGCACTGGCTTGACGTGGCCTCGGTGCTGGCGACCGCGATCGTGCTGAGCCTGGTGGCCAGCTGGTATCCGGCGCGGCGAGCCAGCCGCATCGATCCGGCGCGGGTGTTGAGCGGACAGTGA
- the nagK gene encoding N-acetylglucosamine kinase gives MFYGFDMGGSKIALGVYDAQRRQVWSKRVATPRDDYAQLLAAFRDLTAEADAFTGGRGSVGVGVPGLIDPEDGTLFTANVPAARRQALGRDLSRLLGREVRVDNDANCFALSEAWDDEFQAYPVVLGLILGTGVGGGLVVEGKPVSGRNFVTGEMGHMRLPIDALTVLGQDIPLPQCGCGKYGCIERFLSGQGFAWLFRHFYQQTLSAEAIAARYYQGDRQAQAHTARFRALLAVCLGNLLTLIDPHLVVLGGGLSNFDALYDGLAEEVKPHLLPVARPPRFARARHGDAGGMRGAAFLHLR, from the coding sequence ATGTTCTATGGTTTCGACATGGGCGGCAGTAAAATCGCGCTCGGCGTCTATGACGCGCAGCGTCGGCAGGTATGGAGCAAACGCGTCGCCACGCCGCGCGACGACTACGCGCAGCTGCTGGCGGCCTTTCGTGACCTGACGGCGGAGGCGGACGCCTTCACCGGCGGGCGCGGCAGCGTCGGCGTCGGCGTGCCGGGGCTGATCGATCCTGAGGATGGCACGCTGTTTACCGCCAACGTGCCGGCGGCGCGCAGGCAGGCGCTGGGGCGCGATCTGAGCCGGCTGCTGGGACGCGAAGTGCGCGTTGATAACGACGCCAACTGCTTCGCCCTTTCCGAAGCCTGGGACGACGAGTTTCAGGCCTATCCGGTGGTGCTGGGGCTGATCCTTGGCACCGGGGTCGGTGGCGGGTTGGTCGTGGAGGGCAAGCCGGTTTCCGGCCGCAACTTCGTTACCGGCGAAATGGGCCATATGCGTCTGCCGATCGACGCGCTGACGGTGCTGGGCCAGGATATTCCGCTGCCCCAGTGCGGCTGCGGCAAGTACGGCTGTATTGAACGGTTTCTCTCGGGCCAGGGGTTCGCCTGGCTGTTTCGCCATTTTTATCAGCAGACGCTCAGTGCCGAAGCGATCGCCGCGCGCTATTATCAGGGCGATCGGCAGGCGCAGGCGCATACCGCGCGCTTCCGCGCGCTGCTGGCGGTTTGTCTCGGCAACCTGCTGACGCTGATCGATCCGCACCTGGTGGTACTGGGCGGCGGATTATCCAATTTCGATGCGCTTTATGACGGGCTGGCGGAGGAGGTGAAACCGCACCTGCTGCCGGTCGCCAGGCCGCCGCGTTTTGCCCGCGCCCGTCATGGAGACGCAGGGGGAATGCGCGGCGCCGCATTCCTGCATCTCAGGTAA
- the cobB gene encoding Sir2 family NAD+-dependent deacetylase, whose protein sequence is MRTPRRRLRIARFRKTRRKMHQRFRQRIFERDRNAELAARPQPRVVVLTGAGISAESGIRTFRADDGLWEEHRIEDVATPEGFARDPALVQAFYNARRRQLQQPEIQPNAAHLALAELESVLGDNFLLVTQNIDNLHERAGNERVLHMHGELLKVRCEMSGQVLAWTGDLNADDRCHCCQFPARLRPHVVWFGEMPLGMDEIYQAIAQADYFLAIGTSGHVYPAAGFVHEAKLQGVHTVELNLEPSQVGNQFAEKHYGLASEVVPAWVEKFQKGLYRLL, encoded by the coding sequence ATGCGCACACCCCGTCGCCGTTTACGCATCGCGCGCTTTCGTAAAACCCGGCGCAAAATGCACCAGCGTTTCCGGCAGCGTATTTTTGAACGCGATCGTAATGCTGAGCTGGCGGCGCGCCCCCAGCCGCGGGTGGTGGTGCTGACCGGCGCCGGCATTTCCGCCGAGTCGGGCATTCGCACTTTCCGCGCCGATGATGGACTGTGGGAAGAGCATCGCATCGAGGATGTCGCCACGCCGGAAGGGTTCGCCCGCGATCCGGCGCTGGTGCAGGCGTTTTACAATGCGCGCCGCCGTCAGCTGCAGCAGCCGGAGATCCAGCCCAATGCCGCGCATCTGGCGCTGGCGGAGCTGGAGTCGGTGCTGGGCGATAATTTTCTGCTGGTGACGCAGAATATCGATAACCTGCATGAGCGCGCCGGCAACGAGCGCGTACTGCATATGCACGGCGAGCTGCTGAAGGTGCGCTGTGAAATGAGCGGCCAGGTACTGGCGTGGACCGGCGACCTCAATGCCGACGATCGCTGCCACTGCTGTCAGTTCCCGGCGCGCCTGCGCCCGCACGTGGTTTGGTTCGGTGAGATGCCGCTCGGCATGGATGAGATCTATCAGGCGATTGCGCAGGCGGACTATTTCCTCGCCATTGGCACCTCCGGCCATGTCTATCCGGCGGCCGGCTTCGTGCATGAAGCGAAGCTGCAGGGCGTACATACCGTCGAGCTGAATCTGGAGCCAAGCCAGGTGGGCAACCAGTTTGCGGAAAAGCACTACGGGCTGGCGAGCGAAGTGGTGCCCGCATGGGTAGAGAAGTTTCAGAAAGGGCTTTATCGTCTGCTCTGA
- the potD gene encoding spermidine/putrescine ABC transporter substrate-binding protein PotD, with the protein MKKWGYWLAAGALALGLQSAQAADDGKTLYFYNWTEYVPPGLLEQFTKETGIKVIYSTYESNESMYAKLKTYKDGAYDLVVPSTYFVAKMRNEGMIQKIDKSKLSNFSNLDPNLLNKPFDPNNDYSIPYIWGATAIGVNTDALDAKSVTAWRDLWKPEYKQSLLLTDDAREVFQMALRKLGYSGNTRDAKEINAAYEELKKLMPNVLAFNSDNPGNPFMEGEVNLGMIWNGSAYVARQAGTPLEIVWPKEGGIFWMDSLAIPANAKNKEGALKLINFLLRPEVAAQVAETIGYPTPNLAAKKRLPPSVANDASLYPSEAVIKNGEWQDDVGDASVQYEMLFQKLKAGR; encoded by the coding sequence ATGAAGAAATGGGGTTACTGGCTGGCGGCTGGGGCGCTGGCGTTAGGCTTACAGAGCGCGCAGGCCGCAGACGACGGCAAAACGCTTTATTTCTACAACTGGACGGAGTATGTGCCGCCGGGGCTGCTGGAGCAGTTTACCAAAGAGACCGGCATCAAGGTGATCTACTCCACCTATGAGTCGAACGAAAGCATGTACGCCAAGCTGAAAACCTACAAGGACGGCGCCTACGATCTGGTGGTGCCTTCTACCTATTTCGTGGCGAAAATGCGCAACGAAGGAATGATCCAGAAGATCGACAAGAGCAAGCTGTCGAACTTCAGTAATCTCGATCCGAATTTGCTGAATAAACCGTTCGATCCGAATAACGACTATTCGATCCCTTATATCTGGGGCGCCACCGCCATCGGCGTCAATACCGACGCGCTGGACGCCAAAAGCGTTACCGCCTGGCGCGATCTCTGGAAGCCGGAATATAAGCAGAGCCTGCTGCTGACCGATGACGCGCGCGAAGTGTTTCAGATGGCGCTGCGCAAGCTCGGCTACTCCGGCAACACCCGCGACGCCAAAGAGATCAACGCCGCCTATGAAGAGCTGAAAAAGCTGATGCCGAACGTGCTGGCGTTTAACTCCGATAACCCGGGCAATCCGTTTATGGAAGGCGAAGTCAACCTCGGGATGATCTGGAACGGCTCCGCTTACGTGGCGCGCCAGGCGGGCACGCCGCTGGAGATCGTCTGGCCGAAAGAAGGCGGCATCTTCTGGATGGACAGTCTGGCGATCCCGGCCAACGCGAAAAACAAAGAGGGTGCGCTGAAGCTGATTAACTTCCTGCTGCGTCCGGAAGTGGCGGCGCAGGTAGCGGAAACCATCGGCTATCCGACGCCGAACCTGGCGGCGAAAAAACGGCTGCCGCCAAGCGTAGCCAACGATGCCTCGCTCTACCCGTCGGAAGCGGTGATCAAAAACGGCGAGTGGCAGGATGACGTCGGCGACGCCAGCGTGCAGTATGAGATGCTGTTCCAGAAGCTGAAAGCGGGCCGTTAA
- the potC gene encoding spermidine/putrescine ABC transporter permease PotC, with protein MMGKTLRSGFMFLIYAWLYIPIVILIVNSFNASRFGINWQGFSTQWYALLMNNDSLIQAAKHSLIMGVLSATFATLIGALTAVALYRYRFRGKPFVSGMLFVVMMSPDIVMAISLLVLFMLLGISLGFWSLLVSHITFCLPFVVITVYSRLKGFDVRMLEAARDLGASEVTILRKIILPLAMPAVAAGWLLSFTLSMDDVVVSSFVTGPGFEILPLKIYSMVKVGVSPEVNALATILMVLSLLLVAGSQLLLRDKTK; from the coding sequence ATAATGGGCAAAACTTTACGCAGCGGCTTTATGTTTCTCATTTACGCCTGGCTGTATATTCCGATCGTAATTTTGATCGTCAACTCCTTTAACGCTTCGCGTTTCGGCATTAACTGGCAGGGCTTCAGCACCCAGTGGTATGCGCTGTTGATGAACAACGATAGCCTGATCCAGGCAGCGAAGCACTCGCTGATTATGGGGGTGCTTTCCGCTACCTTCGCCACGCTGATCGGCGCGCTGACGGCAGTGGCGCTCTATCGCTACCGGTTTCGCGGCAAGCCGTTCGTCAGCGGCATGCTGTTTGTGGTGATGATGTCGCCCGATATCGTGATGGCGATTTCACTGCTGGTGCTGTTTATGCTGCTGGGCATCTCGCTGGGCTTCTGGTCGCTGCTGGTATCGCATATCACCTTCTGCCTGCCGTTTGTGGTGATCACCGTCTATTCTCGCCTGAAGGGGTTTGATGTACGGATGCTGGAGGCGGCGCGCGATCTCGGGGCCAGCGAAGTGACCATTTTGCGTAAAATTATTCTGCCGCTGGCGATGCCGGCGGTAGCGGCGGGCTGGCTGCTCAGCTTTACCCTGTCGATGGACGATGTGGTGGTCTCCTCCTTCGTCACCGGCCCGGGCTTTGAGATCCTGCCGTTGAAGATTTACTCGATGGTAAAGGTCGGCGTCTCGCCGGAGGTGAACGCGCTGGCGACAATCCTGATGGTGCTGTCGCTGCTGCTGGTGGCCGGCAGCCAGCTGTTGCTGCGCGATAAAACAAAATAG
- the potB gene encoding spermidine/putrescine ABC transporter permease PotB, with protein MKIMRNRFQKTIITLIVGWLVLFVFLPNLMIIATSFLTRDDANFVRMALTVDNYTRLLDPLYATVLLHSLNMALIATLCCLLLGYPFAWCLTKLPARVRPVMLFLLIVPFWTNSLIRIYGLKIFLSTRGWLNEFLLWLGLIDKPFRIMYTSEAVVLGLVYILLPFMVMPLYSSLEKLDKPCLEAARDLGASKLQTFWRIILPLTMPGIVAGCLLVLLPAMGLFFVADLMGGAKNLLIGNVIKSQFLNIRDWPFGAATSIVLTLVMGLMLLFYWRAARMLNKKVELE; from the coding sequence ATGAAAATAATGCGTAACCGTTTCCAGAAAACGATTATCACGCTGATCGTCGGCTGGCTGGTGCTGTTTGTCTTTTTGCCGAACCTGATGATTATCGCCACCAGTTTCCTGACGCGTGACGATGCCAACTTCGTCCGCATGGCGCTGACCGTCGATAACTACACCCGGCTGCTCGATCCGCTCTACGCCACGGTGCTGCTGCATTCACTGAATATGGCGCTGATCGCCACGCTCTGCTGCCTGCTCCTGGGCTATCCCTTCGCCTGGTGCCTGACAAAGCTGCCGGCGCGCGTGCGTCCGGTGATGCTGTTTCTGCTGATTGTCCCCTTCTGGACTAACTCGCTGATCCGCATTTACGGCCTGAAAATTTTCCTCAGCACCCGCGGCTGGCTGAATGAGTTTCTGCTGTGGCTCGGCCTTATCGATAAGCCTTTCCGCATCATGTATACCTCGGAAGCGGTGGTGCTGGGGCTGGTCTATATCCTGCTGCCCTTTATGGTGATGCCGCTCTACTCCAGCCTTGAGAAACTGGACAAGCCCTGCCTGGAGGCGGCGCGCGATCTTGGTGCCAGCAAGCTGCAAACCTTCTGGCGCATTATTCTGCCGCTGACCATGCCGGGCATCGTCGCCGGCTGCCTGCTGGTGCTGCTGCCGGCGATGGGGCTGTTCTTCGTCGCCGATCTGATGGGCGGCGCAAAAAATCTGCTGATCGGCAACGTGATCAAGAGCCAGTTCCTCAATATCCGCGACTGGCCGTTCGGCGCCGCCACCAGTATTGTCCTGACGCTGGTGATGGGGCTGATGCTGCTTTTCTACTGGCGTGCGGCGCGCATGCTGAATAAGAAAGTGGAGCTGGAATAA
- a CDS encoding cupin domain-containing protein produces the protein MDYQLDLNWTDFLHNYWQKRPVILKRGFKNFIDPISPDELAGLAMESEVDSRLVSQQDGKWQVSHGPFESYDHLGEHNWSLLVQAVNHWHEPCAALMRPFRFLPDWRIDDLMISFSVPGGGVGPHLDQYDVFIIQGAGRRRWRVGDKTPLKQHCPHPDLLQVEPFDAIIDEEMEPGDILYIPPGFPHEGYSLENALNYSVGFRAPSGRELISGFADFVLARELGSRRYSDPQIAARDCPADILPEEIAGIRQLMLEVIDQPEQFRQWFGEFISQSRHELDVAPPEPPYQPDEIYDALQQGDRLTRLGGLRVLKIGEAVFINGEQLESAHPAALNVLADKQTLGLNDFATAIDDPAFLAQLAGLVNSGYWFFNEE, from the coding sequence ATGGATTATCAGCTCGATCTTAACTGGACCGATTTTTTACACAATTACTGGCAAAAGCGTCCGGTGATCCTGAAACGCGGCTTCAAAAACTTTATCGACCCTATCTCGCCGGACGAACTGGCGGGGCTGGCGATGGAGAGTGAAGTGGACAGCCGACTGGTGAGCCAGCAGGACGGTAAATGGCAGGTGAGCCACGGCCCGTTTGAAAGCTACGATCACCTCGGCGAGCATAACTGGTCGCTGCTGGTGCAGGCAGTTAACCACTGGCACGAGCCGTGCGCGGCGCTGATGCGCCCGTTCCGTTTTCTGCCGGACTGGCGCATCGACGATCTGATGATCTCCTTCTCGGTGCCGGGCGGCGGCGTCGGCCCGCATCTCGATCAGTATGATGTCTTTATTATTCAGGGCGCCGGCCGCCGACGCTGGCGCGTGGGCGACAAGACGCCGCTGAAACAGCACTGTCCGCACCCTGACCTGCTGCAGGTCGAGCCGTTCGACGCGATTATCGATGAAGAGATGGAGCCGGGCGATATTCTCTATATTCCGCCGGGCTTCCCGCATGAAGGCTATTCGCTGGAAAACGCGCTTAACTACTCTGTCGGCTTCCGCGCCCCCAGCGGCCGCGAGCTGATCAGCGGCTTCGCCGATTTCGTGCTGGCGCGCGAACTGGGCAGCCGCCGCTACAGCGATCCGCAGATCGCCGCGCGCGATTGCCCGGCCGACATTCTGCCTGAAGAGATCGCCGGCATCCGTCAGCTGATGCTGGAGGTGATCGATCAGCCGGAGCAGTTCCGCCAGTGGTTCGGCGAGTTTATCTCGCAGTCGCGCCATGAGCTGGATGTCGCGCCGCCGGAGCCGCCTTACCAGCCTGATGAAATTTATGACGCGCTGCAGCAGGGTGACCGGCTGACGCGCCTCGGCGGCCTGCGGGTGCTGAAAATCGGCGAAGCGGTGTTTATTAACGGCGAGCAGCTGGAATCGGCCCATCCGGCCGCGCTGAACGTTCTTGCCGATAAGCAGACGCTGGGCCTGAATGATTTCGCGACGGCCATCGACGATCCCGCTTTCCTCGCGCAGCTGGCGGGGCTGGTCAACAGCGGATACTGGTTCTTTAACGAAGAGTAA
- the phoQ gene encoding two-component system sensor histidine kinase PhoQ translates to MRFLQSQRPFSLRARFLLATAAVVLVLSLSYGMVAVVGYIVSFDKTTYRVMRGESNLFYTLAQWKNNQLTIAQPEQMTLNSPTLVFIYDERGRLLWQQRDVPEIRHKINPDWLRKPDFYEIDTNNQTSREALGDDQAAQNKLHAYDDNGDGTFTHSVAVNRYDATTTLPALTVVVVDSIPQELQHSDVVWSWFSYVLLVNLLLVIPLLWLAAHWSLRPIGTLASQIRELESSQREALDPNPPQELRSLVRNLNLLLENERQRYTRYRTTLSDLTHSLKTPLAVLQSTLRSLRGGKNLSVEQAEPIMLEQISRISQQIGYYLHRASMQADHNPLKRELHSVSALLDSLCSALNKVYQRKGVSLSLDVSPEITFVGDQNDFMEVMGNVLDNACKYCLEFVEISARQTDSSLLLLVEDDGPGIPESKRELIFLRGQRADTLRPGQGLGLAVARDILEQYAGDIEAGTSALGGARMKVIFQRQEVEHNLE, encoded by the coding sequence ATGCGCTTCCTGCAAAGCCAACGCCCTTTTTCACTGCGCGCCCGCTTTCTGCTGGCGACCGCCGCCGTGGTGCTGGTGCTTTCCCTCTCTTACGGCATGGTCGCCGTGGTTGGCTATATCGTCAGCTTCGATAAGACGACTTATCGCGTGATGCGTGGCGAAAGCAACCTGTTCTATACCCTCGCCCAGTGGAAAAACAATCAGCTGACCATCGCCCAGCCGGAGCAGATGACGCTCAACTCGCCGACGCTGGTATTTATCTACGATGAGCGCGGCCGGCTGCTATGGCAGCAGCGCGACGTGCCGGAGATCCGTCATAAGATCAATCCGGACTGGCTAAGAAAGCCTGATTTCTACGAAATCGACACCAATAATCAGACCAGCCGCGAGGCGCTCGGCGACGACCAGGCGGCACAGAATAAGCTGCACGCCTACGATGATAACGGTGACGGCACCTTTACCCACTCGGTGGCGGTCAACCGTTACGACGCGACCACCACGCTGCCGGCGCTGACCGTGGTGGTGGTCGATTCGATTCCGCAGGAGCTGCAGCACTCTGACGTGGTCTGGTCATGGTTTAGCTATGTGCTGCTGGTCAATCTGCTGCTGGTGATCCCGCTGCTGTGGCTGGCGGCGCACTGGAGCCTGCGCCCTATCGGTACGCTGGCCAGCCAGATCCGCGAGCTGGAAAGCAGCCAGCGCGAGGCGCTCGATCCCAATCCGCCGCAAGAGCTGCGCAGCCTGGTGCGCAACCTCAACCTGCTGCTGGAAAATGAGCGTCAGCGCTACACGCGCTACCGTACCACGCTCTCCGATCTTACCCACAGCCTGAAAACGCCGCTGGCGGTGCTGCAAAGCACCCTGCGATCGCTGCGCGGCGGCAAAAACCTCTCGGTCGAGCAGGCGGAGCCGATCATGCTGGAGCAGATCAGCCGCATCTCACAGCAGATTGGCTACTACCTGCATCGCGCCAGCATGCAGGCGGATCACAATCCACTGAAGCGCGAGCTGCATTCGGTTTCCGCGCTGCTGGACAGCCTCTGTTCGGCGCTGAATAAAGTGTATCAGCGCAAAGGCGTCTCCCTGTCGCTGGATGTCTCGCCGGAGATCACCTTTGTTGGCGATCAGAACGACTTTATGGAAGTGATGGGCAACGTGCTGGATAACGCCTGCAAATATTGCCTAGAGTTTGTGGAAATCAGCGCGCGCCAGACCGATTCCAGCCTGTTGCTGCTGGTGGAGGACGACGGCCCCGGCATTCCCGAAAGCAAACGCGAGCTGATCTTTCTGCGCGGCCAGCGCGCCGATACGCTGCGCCCCGGTCAGGGGCTGGGGCTGGCGGTGGCGCGCGATATTCTGGAGCAGTACGCGGGTGATATCGAAGCGGGCACCAGCGCGCTGGGCGGCGCCCGAATGAAAGTGATTTTTCAGCGCCAGGAAGTGGAACATAACCTTGAGTAG